In the genome of Taurinivorans muris, one region contains:
- a CDS encoding sigma-54-dependent transcriptional regulator codes for MAGHILVVDDEEGVRFSLRGILEDENYTVSEADSGENALLFLENNLVDLVFLDIWLTGIDGLETLKRAKELYPQIPFIMISGHGNVETAVQALRLGAHDFVEKPLSLEKILLSVRHALEMKELKQENSLLRQAVHNDYEVPMVANSKVMRAFMRDLMKVAPTDAWVLITGENGTGKELAARTLHRNSKQKDRPFIAVNCAAIPEELIESELFGHEKGAFTGADSTKIGKFELANNGILFLDEIGDMSLRTQAKILRILQEQCFERVGGTKNIKVQVRVIAATNKDLEKAIADGEFRQDLYYRLRVFPLSVPPLRERKEDMPLLIETLLHAVEKKYSMKAPVFTKEAVQVLEEWSWPGNVRELMHLLERLTVLYSGRQVDYVSLPLEMLENVGKGQTAQRMEDALATDKTLQKMLELDYKTAKSAFEEYYLTRKLEEAGGNVSRLSELIGLERSNIHKKLKNINE; via the coding sequence ATGGCAGGGCATATTCTTGTTGTTGACGATGAAGAAGGGGTGCGCTTTTCTCTCCGCGGAATACTGGAGGATGAAAATTACACTGTTTCGGAGGCCGATAGCGGAGAAAACGCCCTTTTGTTTTTGGAAAACAACCTTGTCGACCTTGTTTTTTTGGATATTTGGCTGACAGGCATTGACGGGCTTGAAACTCTCAAGCGTGCGAAAGAATTGTATCCGCAAATTCCTTTCATCATGATATCCGGGCATGGAAATGTGGAAACCGCCGTGCAGGCTTTACGTCTGGGCGCCCATGATTTTGTGGAAAAGCCGCTCAGTCTTGAAAAAATTCTGCTGAGTGTCCGCCATGCGCTTGAAATGAAAGAGCTTAAGCAGGAAAACAGCCTTTTGCGTCAAGCTGTGCATAATGACTATGAAGTTCCCATGGTTGCAAATTCAAAAGTCATGCGTGCTTTCATGCGTGATTTGATGAAAGTCGCCCCGACGGACGCATGGGTGTTGATTACCGGTGAAAACGGCACGGGCAAAGAACTTGCCGCGCGGACTTTGCATAGGAACAGCAAACAAAAAGACAGACCCTTCATTGCGGTGAATTGTGCCGCCATTCCGGAAGAACTCATCGAAAGCGAGCTTTTCGGGCATGAAAAGGGAGCGTTCACCGGTGCCGACTCCACAAAAATCGGCAAATTTGAATTAGCCAACAATGGAATTTTGTTCTTGGACGAAATCGGCGATATGAGCTTGAGGACACAGGCGAAAATTTTGCGTATTTTGCAGGAGCAGTGTTTCGAGCGCGTGGGCGGCACAAAAAATATCAAAGTGCAGGTACGCGTCATTGCGGCAACCAATAAGGATTTGGAGAAAGCCATTGCGGACGGCGAGTTCCGCCAAGACCTGTATTACCGTCTGCGGGTTTTTCCCTTATCTGTTCCGCCGCTTCGGGAGCGAAAAGAAGATATGCCGCTTCTCATAGAAACGCTTTTGCACGCGGTTGAAAAAAAATATTCCATGAAAGCCCCGGTTTTTACAAAAGAAGCGGTGCAGGTTTTGGAAGAATGGTCCTGGCCCGGAAATGTGCGCGAGCTTATGCATTTGCTTGAGCGTTTGACCGTGCTGTACAGCGGCAGGCAAGTGGATTATGTTTCACTTCCTTTGGAAATGCTTGAAAACGTGGGCAAAGGACAAACGGCGCAAAGAATGGAAGATGCCTTGGCAACGGATAAGACTTTGCAAAAAATGCTCGAGCTTGACTATAAAACGGCAAAATCAGCTTTTGAGGAATATTATTTGACCCGCAAGCTTGAGGAAGCGGGGGGAAATGTGAGCAGACTGTCGGAACTTATCGGGCTTGAGCGGAGCAATATCCATAAGAAATTGAAAAACATAAATGAATGA